Proteins encoded together in one Camelina sativa cultivar DH55 chromosome 9, Cs, whole genome shotgun sequence window:
- the LOC104712748 gene encoding uncharacterized aarF domain-containing protein kinase At1g71810, chloroplastic isoform X1 yields the protein MLLLPSSPSSSSPLIVSFPANPNLLISQSPSWPSRRGNSAVVVSSAASRDVDSFTSKSGYLFSLSADEADSLSEYNFLKIDGMYKKKPLILLRRLAQIGTTFGYWFGLRLADEALERSEQMFKVRAAELRKLLVELGPAYVKIAQAVSSRPDLIPPIYLDELSLLQDQITPFSSEVAFNMIEDELGLPIDELFSEISPEPVAAASLGQVYQARLRRSGKVVAVKVQRPGVRAAIALDTLILRYLAGLIKKAGRFNSDLEAVVDEWATSLFKEMDYLNEAQNGIKFRKLYGSIKDVLVPKMYTEYSTSKVLVMEWVEGQKLNEVNDLYLVEVGVYCSFNQLLEYGFYHADPHPGNFLRTYDGQLAYLDFGMMGDFRPELRDGFMEACLHLVNRDFKALAKDFVTLGLLPPTAEKSAVTKALTDVFQGAISRGVRNISFGDLLGDLGKTMYRFKFRIPPYFSLVIRSLAVLEGIAIGISPNYKVLGSTYPWIARKILTDSSPQLKSSLQNLLYEEGVFRIDRLESLLSESLRTETALVQKPVMGTDSKIAMKQMLAFTFTEQGSFVREILLREFAKGLDAFGLATLESFTFSGSRAFTSLTEEDMTNLRTFHRLLALFSGMQKAGSVSTQVNAISKYGEALTPLEEASLVMYQLPSAQEMLPILSILPELPQESQQRLLQLPGDLVGRLVSRAFARTIRRIFL from the exons ATGCTtctgcttccttcttctccttcttcatcatctccgcTAATCGTTTCGTTTCCCGCCAATCCCAATCTACTGATTTCACAATCACCGTCTTGGCCGTCGCGTAGAGGAAACTCCGCCGTTGTTGTATCATCAGCTGCGTCTAGAGATGTAGATAGCTTCACCAGCAAATCCGGTTATCTGTTTAGTCTCAGCGCCGATGAGGCTGATTCTTTGTCGGAGTATAATTTTCTCAAGATAGACGGGATGTATAAGAAGAAGCCTCTGATTCTGCTTCGTAGATTGGCTCAGATTGGGACTACgtttggttattggtttggGCTTCGCTTAGCCGATGAGGCTCTTGAACGGTCTGAGCAGATGTTCAAG GTACGAGCTGCGGAGCTTAGGAAATTGCTGGTGGAGCTAGGTCCG GCATACGTCAAAATCGCTCAAGCTGTTTCATCTCGTCCT GATTTGATACCTCCTATATATTTGGATGAACTCTCCCTGCTGCAAGATCAAATTACTCCGTTTTCATCCGAAGTTGCGTTCAATATGATTGAGGATGAACTTGGCCTTCCTATAGATGAGCTTTTCTCTGAGATTTCTCCTGAGCCTGTAGCTGCAGCGTCCCTTGGGCAG GTATATCAAGCTAGGCTCCGTAGAAGTGGAAAGGTTGTTGCTGTCAAAGTCCAGCGGCCTGGTGTACGAGCTGCTATTGCTTTGGACACCCTAATTCTGCGGTACTTAGCGGGTTTGATTAAAAAGGCTGGAAGATTCAACTCAGATCTCGAG GCAGTTGTTGATGAATGGGCAACAAGTCTGTTTAAG GAGATGGATTACTTGAATGAAGCCCAAAACGGAATAAAATTTAG GAAGTTGTATGGGAGCATCAAAGATGTCTTGGTTCCAAAGATGTACACAGAGTACAGTACCAGCAAAGTTCTTGTAATGGAGTGGGTGGAG GGTCAGAAGCTTAATGAAGTTAATGATCTTTATTTAGTTGAGGTTGGCGTTTACTGTTCGTTTAATCAACTTCTGGAGTATGGATTTTATCATGCCGATCCCCACCCTGGGAATTTTCTTCGCACATATGATGGGCAACTTGCATACTTAG ATTTTGGTATGATGGGGGACTTTAGGCCAGAATTACGTGATGGATTCATGGAAGCATGTCTTCATCTCGTAAATCGTGACTTCAAAGCACTGGCTAAAGACTTTGTAACTCTGGG GCTTCTTCCTCCAACAGCAGAAAAGAGCGCTGTGACTAAGGCTTTAACCG ATGTTTTTCAAGGTGCAATCTCTAGAGGAGTACGCAATATAAGCTTTGGTGACCTGCTTGGCGACTTAGGAAAAACAAT GTACCGATTCAAATTCAGAATACCCCCCTATTTTTCTCTAGTTATCCGCAG CCTTGCTGTTTTGGAGGGCATTGCCATTGGTATAAGCCCAAACTACAAGGTTTTAGGCAGTACATACCCTTGGATTGCTAGAAAGATTCTTACTGACAGCTCTCCACAGCTGAAAAGCTCTCTGCAAAATCTTTTGTATGAG GAAGGTGTTTTCCGAATTGACCGTCTTGAGTCTTTGCTTTCTGAG TCACTTAGGACAGAGACGGCATTAGTTCAGAAACCAGTGATGGGCACAGACTCTAAGATCGCCATGAAGCAAATGCTTGCTTTTACTTTCACGGAACAG GGTTCTTTTGTAAGAGAAATCCTTCTTCGAGAATTCGCTAAG GGTCTTGATGCATTTGGATTGGCAACTTTAGAGTCCTTCACATTTTCTGGTTCAAGGGCATTCACTTCCTTGACAGAAGAAGACATGACAAACCTTAGAACCTTCCATCGACTCTTGGCATTGTTCTCAGGGATGCAGAAGGCTGGAAGCGTAAGCACG CAAGTAAACGCGATTAGTAAATATGGTGAGGCACTCACACCTTTAGAGGAAGCATCACTCGTCATGTATCAGCTGCCATCAGCACAAGAGATGCTTCCGATTCTCTCAATCTTACCTGAG CTTCCACAGGAGTCGCAACAGAGGTTGCTTCAGTTGCCAGGTGACTTGGTTGGAAGATTGGTGTCTCGGGCTTTCGCTAGAACCATTCGTAGGATATTTCTTTAA
- the LOC104712748 gene encoding uncharacterized aarF domain-containing protein kinase At1g71810, chloroplastic isoform X2 — MLLLPSSPSSSSPLIVSFPANPNLLISQSPSWPSRRGNSAVVVSSAASRDVDSFTSKSGYLFSLSADEADSLSEYNFLKIDGMYKKKPLILLRRLAQIGTTFGYWFGLRLADEALERSEQMFKVRAAELRKLLVELGPAYVKIAQAVSSRPDLIPPIYLDELSLLQDQITPFSSEVAFNMIEDELGLPIDELFSEISPEPVAAASLGQVYQARLRRSGKVVAVKVQRPGVRAAIALDTLILRYLAGLIKKAGRFNSDLEAVVDEWATSLFKEMDYLNEAQNGIKFRKLYGSIKDVLVPKMYTEYSTSKVLVMEWVEGQKLNEVNDLYLVEVGVYCSFNQLLEYGFYHADPHPGNFLRTYDGQLAYLDFGMMGDFRPELRDGFMEACLHLVNRDFKALAKDFVTLGLLPPTAEKSAVTKALTDVFQGAISRGVRNISFGDLLGDLGKTMYRFKFRIPPYFSLVIRSLAVLEGIAIGISPNYKVLGSTYPWIARKILTDSSPQLKSSLQNLLYEEGVFRIDRLESLLSESLRTETALVQKPVVGTDSKIAMKQMLAFTFTEQGSFVREILLREFAKGLDAFGLATLESFTFSGSRAFTSLTEEDMTNLRTFYRLMALFSGMQKAGSVSTQVNATSKYGEALTPLEEASLVMYQLPSAQEMLPILSILPELPQESQQRLLQLPGDLVGRLVSRAFARTIRRIFL; from the exons ATGCTtctgcttccttcttctccttcttcatcatctccgcTAATCGTTTCGTTTCCCGCCAATCCCAATCTACTGATTTCACAATCACCGTCTTGGCCGTCGCGTAGAGGAAACTCCGCCGTTGTTGTATCATCAGCTGCGTCTAGAGATGTAGATAGCTTCACCAGCAAATCCGGTTATCTGTTTAGTCTCAGCGCCGATGAGGCTGATTCTTTGTCGGAGTATAATTTTCTCAAGATAGACGGGATGTATAAGAAGAAGCCTCTGATTCTGCTTCGTAGATTGGCTCAGATTGGGACTACgtttggttattggtttggGCTTCGCTTAGCCGATGAGGCTCTTGAACGGTCTGAGCAGATGTTCAAG GTACGAGCTGCGGAGCTTAGGAAATTGCTGGTGGAGCTAGGTCCG GCATACGTCAAAATCGCTCAAGCTGTTTCATCTCGTCCT GATTTGATACCTCCTATATATTTGGATGAACTCTCCCTGCTGCAAGATCAAATTACTCCGTTTTCATCCGAAGTTGCGTTCAATATGATTGAGGATGAACTTGGCCTTCCTATAGATGAGCTTTTCTCTGAGATTTCTCCTGAGCCTGTAGCTGCAGCGTCCCTTGGGCAG GTATATCAAGCTAGGCTCCGTAGAAGTGGAAAGGTTGTTGCTGTCAAAGTCCAGCGGCCTGGTGTACGAGCTGCTATTGCTTTGGACACCCTAATTCTGCGGTACTTAGCGGGTTTGATTAAAAAGGCTGGAAGATTCAACTCAGATCTCGAG GCAGTTGTTGATGAATGGGCAACAAGTCTGTTTAAG GAGATGGATTACTTGAATGAAGCCCAAAACGGAATAAAATTTAG GAAGTTGTATGGGAGCATCAAAGATGTCTTGGTTCCAAAGATGTACACAGAGTACAGTACCAGCAAAGTTCTTGTAATGGAGTGGGTGGAG GGTCAGAAGCTTAATGAAGTTAATGATCTTTATTTAGTTGAGGTTGGCGTTTACTGTTCGTTTAATCAACTTCTGGAGTATGGATTTTATCATGCCGATCCCCACCCTGGGAATTTTCTTCGCACATATGATGGGCAACTTGCATACTTAG ATTTTGGTATGATGGGGGACTTTAGGCCAGAATTACGTGATGGATTCATGGAAGCATGTCTTCATCTCGTAAATCGTGACTTCAAAGCACTGGCTAAAGACTTTGTAACTCTGGG GCTTCTTCCTCCAACAGCAGAAAAGAGCGCTGTGACTAAGGCTTTAACCG ATGTTTTTCAAGGTGCAATCTCTAGAGGAGTACGCAATATAAGCTTTGGTGACCTGCTTGGCGACTTAGGAAAAACAAT GTACCGATTCAAATTCAGAATACCCCCCTATTTTTCTCTAGTTATCCGCAG CCTTGCTGTTTTGGAGGGCATTGCCATTGGTATAAGCCCAAACTACAAGGTTTTAGGCAGTACATACCCTTGGATTGCTAGAAAGATTCTTACTGACAGCTCTCCACAGCTGAAAAGCTCTCTGCAAAATCTTTTGTATGAG GAAGGTGTTTTCCGAATTGACCGTCTTGAGTCTTTGCTTTCTGAG TCTCTTAGGACAGAGACGGCATTAGTTCAGAAACCAGTGGTGGGCACAGACTCTAAGATCGCCATGAAGCAAATGCTTGCTTTTACTTTCACGGAACAG GGTTCTTTTGTAAGAGAGATCCTTCTTCGAGAATTTGCTAAG GGTCTTGATGCATTTGGATTGGCAACTTTAGAGTCCTTCACATTTTCTGGTTCAAGAGCATTCACTTCCTTGACAGAAGAAGACATGACAAACCTTAGAACCTTCTATCGACTCATGGCATTGTTCTCAGGGATGCAAAAGGCCGGAAGCGTAAGCACG CAAGTAAACGCGACTAGTAAATATGGTGAGGCACTCACACCTTTAGAGGAAGCATCACTCGTCATGTATCAGCTTCCATCAGCACAAGAGATGCTTCCGATTCTTTCCATCTTACCTGAG CTTCCACAGGAGTCGCAACAGAGGTTGCTTCAGTTGCCAGGTGACTTGGTTGGAAGATTAGTGTCTCGGGCTTTCGCTAGAACCATTCGTAGGATATTTCTTTAA
- the LOC104712748 gene encoding uncharacterized aarF domain-containing protein kinase At1g71810, chloroplastic isoform X4: protein MQEMDYLNEAQNGIKFRKLYGSIKDVLVPKMYTEYSTSKVLVMEWVEGQKLNEVNDLYLVEVGVYCSFNQLLEYGFYHADPHPGNFLRTYDGQLAYLDFGMMGDFRPELRDGFMEACLHLVNRDFKALAKDFVTLGLLPPTAEKSAVTKALTDVFQGAISRGVRNISFGDLLGDLGKTMYRFKFRIPPYFSLVIRSLAVLEGIAIGISPNYKVLGSTYPWIARKILTDSSPQLKSSLQNLLYEEGVFRIDRLESLLSESLRTETALVQKPVMGTDSKIAMKQMLAFTFTEQGSFVREILLREFAKGLDAFGLATLESFTFSGSRAFTSLTEEDMTNLRTFHRLLALFSGMQKAGSVSTQVNAISKYGEALTPLEEASLVMYQLPSAQEMLPILSILPELPQESQQRLLQLPGDLVGRLVSRAFARTIRRIFL from the exons ATGCAGGAGATGGATTACTTGAATGAAGCCCAAAACGGAATAAAATTTAG GAAGTTGTATGGGAGCATCAAAGATGTCTTGGTTCCAAAGATGTACACAGAGTACAGTACCAGCAAAGTTCTTGTAATGGAGTGGGTGGAG GGTCAGAAGCTTAATGAAGTTAATGATCTTTATTTAGTTGAGGTTGGCGTTTACTGTTCGTTTAATCAACTTCTGGAGTATGGATTTTATCATGCCGATCCCCACCCTGGGAATTTTCTTCGCACATATGATGGGCAACTTGCATACTTAG ATTTTGGTATGATGGGGGACTTTAGGCCAGAATTACGTGATGGATTCATGGAAGCATGTCTTCATCTCGTAAATCGTGACTTCAAAGCACTGGCTAAAGACTTTGTAACTCTGGG GCTTCTTCCTCCAACAGCAGAAAAGAGCGCTGTGACTAAGGCTTTAACCG ATGTTTTTCAAGGTGCAATCTCTAGAGGAGTACGCAATATAAGCTTTGGTGACCTGCTTGGCGACTTAGGAAAAACAAT GTACCGATTCAAATTCAGAATACCCCCCTATTTTTCTCTAGTTATCCGCAG CCTTGCTGTTTTGGAGGGCATTGCCATTGGTATAAGCCCAAACTACAAGGTTTTAGGCAGTACATACCCTTGGATTGCTAGAAAGATTCTTACTGACAGCTCTCCACAGCTGAAAAGCTCTCTGCAAAATCTTTTGTATGAG GAAGGTGTTTTCCGAATTGACCGTCTTGAGTCTTTGCTTTCTGAG TCACTTAGGACAGAGACGGCATTAGTTCAGAAACCAGTGATGGGCACAGACTCTAAGATCGCCATGAAGCAAATGCTTGCTTTTACTTTCACGGAACAG GGTTCTTTTGTAAGAGAAATCCTTCTTCGAGAATTCGCTAAG GGTCTTGATGCATTTGGATTGGCAACTTTAGAGTCCTTCACATTTTCTGGTTCAAGGGCATTCACTTCCTTGACAGAAGAAGACATGACAAACCTTAGAACCTTCCATCGACTCTTGGCATTGTTCTCAGGGATGCAGAAGGCTGGAAGCGTAAGCACG CAAGTAAACGCGATTAGTAAATATGGTGAGGCACTCACACCTTTAGAGGAAGCATCACTCGTCATGTATCAGCTGCCATCAGCACAAGAGATGCTTCCGATTCTCTCAATCTTACCTGAG CTTCCACAGGAGTCGCAACAGAGGTTGCTTCAGTTGCCAGGTGACTTGGTTGGAAGATTGGTGTCTCGGGCTTTCGCTAGAACCATTCGTAGGATATTTCTTTAA
- the LOC104712748 gene encoding uncharacterized aarF domain-containing protein kinase At1g71810, chloroplastic isoform X3, with translation MLLLPSSPSSSSPLIVSFPANPNLLISQSPSWPSRRGNSAVVVSSAASRDVDSFTSKSGYLFSLSADEADSLSEYNFLKIDGMYKKKPLILLRRLAQIGTTFGYWFGLRLADEALERSEQMFKVRAAELRKLLVELGPAYVKIAQAVSSRPDLIPPIYLDELSLLQDQITPFSSEVAFNMIEDELGLPIDELFSEISPEPVAAASLGQVYQARLRRSGKVVAVKVQRPGVRAAIALDTLILRYLAGLIKKAGRFNSDLEAVVDEWATSLFKEMDYLNEAQNGIKFRKLYGSIKDVLVPKMYTEYSTSKVLVMEWVEGQKLNEVNDLYLVEVGVYCSFNQLLEYGFYHADPHPGNFLRTYDGQLAYLDFGMMGDFRPELRDGFMEACLHLVNRDFKALAKDFVTLGLLPPTAEKSAVTKALTDVFQGAISRGVRNISFGDLLGDLGKTMYRFKFRIPPYFSLVIRSLAVLEGIAIGISPNYKVLGSTYPWIAKKILTDSSPQLKSSLQNLLYEEGVFRIDRLESLLSESLRTETALVQKPVVGTDSKIAMKQMLAFTFTEQGSFVREILLREFAKGLDAFGLATLESFTFSGSRAFTSLTEEDMTNLRTFYRLMALFSGMQKAGSVSTQVNATSKYGEALTPLEEASLVMYQLPSAQEMLPILSILPELPQESQQRLLQLPGDLVGRLVSRAFARTIRRIFL, from the exons ATGCTtctgcttccttcttctccttcttcatcatctccgcTAATCGTTTCGTTTCCCGCCAATCCCAATCTACTGATTTCACAATCACCGTCTTGGCCGTCGCGTAGAGGAAACTCCGCCGTTGTTGTATCATCAGCTGCGTCTAGAGATGTAGATAGCTTCACCAGCAAATCCGGTTATCTGTTTAGTCTCAGCGCCGATGAGGCTGATTCTTTGTCGGAGTATAATTTTCTCAAGATAGACGGGATGTATAAGAAGAAGCCTCTGATTCTGCTTCGTAGATTGGCTCAGATTGGGACTACgtttggttattggtttggGCTTCGCTTAGCCGATGAGGCTCTTGAACGGTCTGAGCAGATGTTCAAG GTACGAGCTGCGGAGCTTAGGAAATTGCTGGTGGAGCTAGGTCCG GCATACGTCAAAATCGCTCAAGCTGTTTCATCTCGTCCT GATTTGATACCTCCTATATATTTGGATGAACTCTCCCTGCTGCAAGATCAAATTACTCCGTTTTCATCCGAAGTTGCGTTCAATATGATTGAGGATGAACTTGGCCTTCCTATAGATGAGCTTTTCTCTGAGATTTCTCCTGAGCCTGTAGCTGCAGCGTCCCTTGGGCAG GTATATCAAGCTAGGCTCCGTAGAAGTGGAAAGGTTGTTGCTGTCAAAGTCCAGCGGCCTGGTGTACGAGCTGCTATTGCTTTGGACACCCTAATTCTGCGGTACTTAGCGGGTTTGATTAAAAAGGCTGGAAGATTCAACTCAGATCTCGAG GCAGTTGTTGATGAATGGGCAACAAGTCTGTTTAAG GAGATGGATTACTTGAATGAAGCCCAAAACGGAATAAAATTTAG GAAGTTGTATGGGAGCATCAAAGATGTCTTGGTTCCAAAGATGTACACAGAGTACAGTACCAGCAAAGTTCTTGTAATGGAGTGGGTGGAG GGTCAGAAGCTTAATGAAGTTAATGATCTTTATTTAGTTGAGGTTGGCGTTTACTGTTCGTTTAATCAACTTCTGGAGTATGGATTTTATCATGCCGATCCCCACCCTGGGAATTTTCTTCGCACATATGATGGGCAACTTGCATACTTAG ATTTTGGTATGATGGGGGACTTTAGGCCAGAATTACGTGATGGATTCATGGAAGCATGTCTTCATCTCGTAAATCGTGACTTCAAAGCACTGGCTAAAGACTTTGTAACTCTGGG GCTTCTTCCTCCAACAGCAGAAAAGAGCGCTGTGACTAAGGCTTTAACCG ATGTTTTTCAAGGTGCAATCTCTAGGGGAGTACGCAATATAAGCTTTGGTGACCTGCTTGGCGACTTAGGAAAAACAAT GTACCGATTCAAATTCAGAATACCCCCCTATTTTTCTCTAGTTATCCGCAG CCTTGCTGTTTTGGAGGGCATTGCCATTGGTATAAGCCCAAACTACAAGGTTTTAGGCAGTACATACCCTTGGATTGCTAAAAAGATTCTAACTGACAGCTCTCCACAGCTGAAAAGCTCTCTGCAAAATCTTTTGTATGAG GAAGGTGTTTTCCGAATTGACCGTCTTGAGTCTTTGCTTTCTGAG TCTCTTAGGACAGAGACGGCATTAGTTCAGAAACCAGTGGTGGGCACAGACTCTAAGATCGCCATGAAGCAAATGCTTGCTTTTACTTTCACGGAACAG GGTTCTTTTGTAAGAGAGATCCTTCTTCGAGAATTTGCTAAG GGTCTTGATGCATTTGGATTGGCAACTTTAGAGTCCTTCACATTTTCTGGTTCAAGAGCATTCACTTCCTTGACAGAAGAAGACATGACAAACCTTAGAACCTTCTATCGACTCATGGCATTGTTCTCAGGGATGCAAAAGGCCGGAAGCGTAAGCACG CAAGTAAACGCGACTAGTAAATATGGTGAGGCACTCACACCTTTAGAGGAAGCATCACTCGTCATGTATCAGCTTCCATCAGCACAAGAGATGCTTCCGATTCTTTCCATCTTACCTGAG CTTCCACAGGAGTCGCAACAGAGGTTGCTTCAGTTGCCAGGTGACTTGGTTGGAAGATTAGTGTCTCGGGCTTTCGCTAGAACCATTCGTAGGATATTTCTTTAA